One segment of Clavelina lepadiformis chromosome 2, kaClaLepa1.1, whole genome shotgun sequence DNA contains the following:
- the LOC143446481 gene encoding N-acetylgalactosamine-6-sulfatase-like isoform X2, giving the protein MSAFEVSVRHAFVVIVIIVMTQSIHCVSMKKPNFIFMLMDDMGWGDLGVFGEPSMETPNLDQMAKEGMLFTDFYSANPLCSPSRAALLTGRLPIRNGFYTSNYHGHNGYTPQNIVGGIADTEILIPELLKHAGYTNKLVGKWHLGHQPQYLPLKHGFDEWFGSPNCHFGPYDDKTTPNIPVYNNSEMVGRYYENFAIDRKKHLSNMTQLYIQEAIKFIKRMTANEQPFFLYWAPDATHAPVYSSLTFKGKSRRGPYGDAVMELDFGVGAFLKELKALGLDKNTLVLFSSDNGAAEVDTAFNDGSNGPFLCGKQTTFEGGIREPTIAWGPSFVSPGKVSHQVGSLMDWFSTALELGGVKVPDERVIDGMSLTSVLAGGPEFDRPIFHYRGNTLFAVRYGLHKAHYWTWTNSWKEYNSGITFCRGQEVENVTTHDQMNRTLNPVVFQLGRDPGERHPMTSNLEYNEAVKTINKIVEQHVSTLKPGTPQFDWCDDAVMNWAPNGCEKIGKCLDAVKSNLAKCVWPH; this is encoded by the exons atgtctGCGTTTGAGGTTTCAGTCCGACATGCTTTTGTCGTCATTGTCATAATAGTGATGACTCAGTCAATCCACTGCGTGAGCATGAAGAagccaaattttatttttatgctgaTGGATGAT ATGGGTTGGGGAGACCTGGGAGTCTTTGGTGAACCATCGATGGAGACGCCAAATCTTGACCAGATGGCAAAAGAAGGAATGCTCTTCACTGACTTCTACAGTGCTAACCCGCTTTGCTCTCCAT CTCGTGCTGCATTACTTACTGGAAGACTGCCAATTCGAAATGGTTTTTACACCAGCAATTATCATGGTCATAATG GTTACACCCCTCAGAATATCGTGGGAGGCATCGCTGATACTGAAATCCTCATACCAGAGTTGCTCAAGCACGCAGGTTATACCAACAAGTTAGTTGGAAAATG GCATCTTGGTCACCAACCTCAGTATCTTCCATTAAAGCATGGCTTTGATGAATGGTTTGGTTCGCCGAACTGCCATTTTGGACCTTACGATGACAAAACAACTCCAAATATTCCTGTCTACAATAATTCTGAAATGGTTGGAAG ATATTATGAGAATTTTGCAATTGATCGCAAGAAACATCTTTCAAACATGACTCAGTTATACATTCAG GAAGCGATTAAGTTTATAAAACGGATGACAGCAAACGAACAACCTTTCTTCCTCTACTGGGCTCCTGATGCCACTCATGCTCCTGTTTATTCCTCCTTAACGTTTAAAGGCAAAAGTAGAAGGGGACC ATATGGCGATGCAGTCATGGAACTGGACTTTGGGGTTGGTGCTTTTCTGAAAGAGTTAAAGGCCTTGGGCTTAGATAAAAATACTCTTGTTTTGTTCTCTTCGGATAATGGAGCAGCTGAAGTTGACACTGCATTCA ATGACGGGAGTAATGGCCCTTTCTTGTGTGGAAAGCAAACAACATTTGAAGGAGGGATAAGGGAACCAACTATTGCTTGGGGTCCTAGTTTTGTGTCTCCAGGAAAA GTAAGCCATCAGGTGGGAAGTTTAATGGACTGGTTTAGTACCGCTCTCGAGTTAGGTGGAGTCAAAGTTCCCGATGAACGAGTCATTGATGGAATGAGTCTCACCTCTGTTCTTGCTGGTGGACCTGAATTTGACAG GCCAATATTTCACTACCGTGGCAATACACTATTTGCGGTGCGATATGGGCTACACAAAGCACACTATTGGACATGGACCAATTCATGGAAGGAGTACAATTCT GGTATCACGTTTTGCCGAGGGCAAGAAGTTGAAAACGTCACAACTCACGATCAGATGAATCGAACTTTGAACCCGGTCGTTTTTCAACTGGGTCGAGATCCTGGAGAGAGACACCCGATGAC GTCAAATTTAGAGTATAACGAAGCCgtaaaaacaatcaataaaattGTTGAGCAACATGTTTCCACCTTGAAACCAGGGACACCCCAATTTGATTGGTGCGATGATGCGGTAATG AACTGGGCCCCGAACGGTTGTGAAAAAATTGGAAAGTGTTTGGATGCCGTCAAGTCAAATCTGGCCAAGTGTGTTTGGCCACACTGA
- the LOC143446481 gene encoding N-acetylgalactosamine-6-sulfatase-like isoform X1 has translation MSAFEVSVRHAFVVIVIIVMTQSIHCVSMKKPNFIFMLMDDMGWGDLGVFGEPSMETPNLDQMAKEGMLFTDFYSANPLCSPSRAALLTGRLPIRNGFYTSNYHGHNGYTPQNIVGGIADTEILIPELLKHAGYTNKLVGKWHLGHQPQYLPLKHGFDEWFGSPNCHFGPYDDKTTPNIPVYNNSEMVGRYYENFAIDRKKHLSNMTQLYIQEAIKFIKRMTANEQPFFLYWAPDATHAPVYSSLTFKGKSRRGPYGDAVMELDFGVGAFLKELKALGLDKNTLVLFSSDNGAAEVDTAFNDGSNGPFLCGKQTTFEGGIREPTIAWGPSFVSPGKNEFLKVSHQVGSLMDWFSTALELGGVKVPDERVIDGMSLTSVLAGGPEFDRPIFHYRGNTLFAVRYGLHKAHYWTWTNSWKEYNSGITFCRGQEVENVTTHDQMNRTLNPVVFQLGRDPGERHPMTSNLEYNEAVKTINKIVEQHVSTLKPGTPQFDWCDDAVMNWAPNGCEKIGKCLDAVKSNLAKCVWPH, from the exons atgtctGCGTTTGAGGTTTCAGTCCGACATGCTTTTGTCGTCATTGTCATAATAGTGATGACTCAGTCAATCCACTGCGTGAGCATGAAGAagccaaattttatttttatgctgaTGGATGAT ATGGGTTGGGGAGACCTGGGAGTCTTTGGTGAACCATCGATGGAGACGCCAAATCTTGACCAGATGGCAAAAGAAGGAATGCTCTTCACTGACTTCTACAGTGCTAACCCGCTTTGCTCTCCAT CTCGTGCTGCATTACTTACTGGAAGACTGCCAATTCGAAATGGTTTTTACACCAGCAATTATCATGGTCATAATG GTTACACCCCTCAGAATATCGTGGGAGGCATCGCTGATACTGAAATCCTCATACCAGAGTTGCTCAAGCACGCAGGTTATACCAACAAGTTAGTTGGAAAATG GCATCTTGGTCACCAACCTCAGTATCTTCCATTAAAGCATGGCTTTGATGAATGGTTTGGTTCGCCGAACTGCCATTTTGGACCTTACGATGACAAAACAACTCCAAATATTCCTGTCTACAATAATTCTGAAATGGTTGGAAG ATATTATGAGAATTTTGCAATTGATCGCAAGAAACATCTTTCAAACATGACTCAGTTATACATTCAG GAAGCGATTAAGTTTATAAAACGGATGACAGCAAACGAACAACCTTTCTTCCTCTACTGGGCTCCTGATGCCACTCATGCTCCTGTTTATTCCTCCTTAACGTTTAAAGGCAAAAGTAGAAGGGGACC ATATGGCGATGCAGTCATGGAACTGGACTTTGGGGTTGGTGCTTTTCTGAAAGAGTTAAAGGCCTTGGGCTTAGATAAAAATACTCTTGTTTTGTTCTCTTCGGATAATGGAGCAGCTGAAGTTGACACTGCATTCA ATGACGGGAGTAATGGCCCTTTCTTGTGTGGAAAGCAAACAACATTTGAAGGAGGGATAAGGGAACCAACTATTGCTTGGGGTCCTAGTTTTGTGTCTCCAGGAAAA AACGAATTTCTAAAGGTAAGCCATCAGGTGGGAAGTTTAATGGACTGGTTTAGTACCGCTCTCGAGTTAGGTGGAGTCAAAGTTCCCGATGAACGAGTCATTGATGGAATGAGTCTCACCTCTGTTCTTGCTGGTGGACCTGAATTTGACAG GCCAATATTTCACTACCGTGGCAATACACTATTTGCGGTGCGATATGGGCTACACAAAGCACACTATTGGACATGGACCAATTCATGGAAGGAGTACAATTCT GGTATCACGTTTTGCCGAGGGCAAGAAGTTGAAAACGTCACAACTCACGATCAGATGAATCGAACTTTGAACCCGGTCGTTTTTCAACTGGGTCGAGATCCTGGAGAGAGACACCCGATGAC GTCAAATTTAGAGTATAACGAAGCCgtaaaaacaatcaataaaattGTTGAGCAACATGTTTCCACCTTGAAACCAGGGACACCCCAATTTGATTGGTGCGATGATGCGGTAATG AACTGGGCCCCGAACGGTTGTGAAAAAATTGGAAAGTGTTTGGATGCCGTCAAGTCAAATCTGGCCAAGTGTGTTTGGCCACACTGA
- the LOC143446481 gene encoding N-acetylgalactosamine-6-sulfatase-like isoform X3 produces MSAFEVSVRHAFVVIVIIVMTQSIHCVSMKKPNFIFMLMDDMGWGDLGVFGEPSMETPNLDQMAKEGMLFTDFYSANPLCSPSRAALLTGRLPIRNGFYTSNYHGHNGYTPQNIVGGIADTEILIPELLKHAGYTNKLVGKWHLGHQPQYLPLKHGFDEWFGSPNCHFGPYDDKTTPNIPVYNNSEMVGRYYENFAIDRKKHLSNMTQLYIQEAIKFIKRMTANEQPFFLYWAPDATHAPVYSSLTFKGKSRRGPYGDAVMELDFGVGAFLKELKALGLDKNTLVLFSSDNGAAEVDTAFNDGSNGPFLCGKQTTFEGGIREPTIAWGPSFVSPGKNEFLKVSHQVGSLMDWFSTALELGGVKVPDERVIDGMSLTSVLAGGPEFDRPIFHYRGNTLFAVRYGLHKAHYWTWTNSWKEYNSVCV; encoded by the exons atgtctGCGTTTGAGGTTTCAGTCCGACATGCTTTTGTCGTCATTGTCATAATAGTGATGACTCAGTCAATCCACTGCGTGAGCATGAAGAagccaaattttatttttatgctgaTGGATGAT ATGGGTTGGGGAGACCTGGGAGTCTTTGGTGAACCATCGATGGAGACGCCAAATCTTGACCAGATGGCAAAAGAAGGAATGCTCTTCACTGACTTCTACAGTGCTAACCCGCTTTGCTCTCCAT CTCGTGCTGCATTACTTACTGGAAGACTGCCAATTCGAAATGGTTTTTACACCAGCAATTATCATGGTCATAATG GTTACACCCCTCAGAATATCGTGGGAGGCATCGCTGATACTGAAATCCTCATACCAGAGTTGCTCAAGCACGCAGGTTATACCAACAAGTTAGTTGGAAAATG GCATCTTGGTCACCAACCTCAGTATCTTCCATTAAAGCATGGCTTTGATGAATGGTTTGGTTCGCCGAACTGCCATTTTGGACCTTACGATGACAAAACAACTCCAAATATTCCTGTCTACAATAATTCTGAAATGGTTGGAAG ATATTATGAGAATTTTGCAATTGATCGCAAGAAACATCTTTCAAACATGACTCAGTTATACATTCAG GAAGCGATTAAGTTTATAAAACGGATGACAGCAAACGAACAACCTTTCTTCCTCTACTGGGCTCCTGATGCCACTCATGCTCCTGTTTATTCCTCCTTAACGTTTAAAGGCAAAAGTAGAAGGGGACC ATATGGCGATGCAGTCATGGAACTGGACTTTGGGGTTGGTGCTTTTCTGAAAGAGTTAAAGGCCTTGGGCTTAGATAAAAATACTCTTGTTTTGTTCTCTTCGGATAATGGAGCAGCTGAAGTTGACACTGCATTCA ATGACGGGAGTAATGGCCCTTTCTTGTGTGGAAAGCAAACAACATTTGAAGGAGGGATAAGGGAACCAACTATTGCTTGGGGTCCTAGTTTTGTGTCTCCAGGAAAA AACGAATTTCTAAAGGTAAGCCATCAGGTGGGAAGTTTAATGGACTGGTTTAGTACCGCTCTCGAGTTAGGTGGAGTCAAAGTTCCCGATGAACGAGTCATTGATGGAATGAGTCTCACCTCTGTTCTTGCTGGTGGACCTGAATTTGACAG GCCAATATTTCACTACCGTGGCAATACACTATTTGCGGTGCGATATGGGCTACACAAAGCACACTATTGGACATGGACCAATTCATGGAAGGAGTACAATTCTGTATGTGTTTAA